GATGTGAAACCAAAGGCTGGTTCTATCTCTATGAATTCCGAAGTAAAGTATGCGGCAGGATTTGTCAATGCACCTGTTGATGCAAAGATAAAGAACCTACAACTTGAGACATCGCAGGGCATAAAAAGACAGTTTCTCGGGGCATCAACCCAGGCTATCACCGAGCTTATCAAAAAGAAAGGCGAAATACATTTAAAGTTCAGGGTATATGGCCCCCCAAAAGACTTAAAAAATGACATTAAAGAAGCTATGCAGAGAGAAATTGCTGAATCCCTCGGCAGGACTCTCATAGCTCCAGGTAAAGAGATAGAGAAAACAGGTAAAGGGATTGGAAAGGCCGTCGAGGATATTGGCAAAGAACTATCGAGGCCGTTCAAATAATTTCGAAACCCCGCCACAGGCGGGGCTTCGAAGGGGAAGAAATTAATATAAGGAGGATGTTAAATGACAGGAGCCACTTCAGCACTCAGAAATTGTCTTGCTTTATCAAATGGGAAACTGGAGGTAAAAAATGCTGATGCCCTGAAAGGATTGGTTGATGGGCTGATATACGAGGCTGTTTTTAATGCGGATGCTGAGAAAAGAAAGGCGCTCCAGAGGCTGATTATAGAGGCAGCAAAAAAAATGGGCGCTGTGCCTTCATCCATTCAGTCCTTTTACGAAGAGATGGGCAGGAATTATCCGGGATTTACAGTGCCTGCAATGAACCTCAGGGGACTTACATATGATGTTGCGAGGGCTGTTTTCAGAAAAGGCAAGGAAATGAGAGTTGGCCCTTTTATCTTTGAGATTGCCCGCTCAGAGATAGGCTATACAATGCAGAGGCCCCTCGAATATACTGCCACCATTATGGCTGCTGCAATAAAAGAAGGTTATCACGGGCCTGTATTTATTCAGGGAGACCATTTCCAGGTGGTAAGAAAAAAATATATTGAAAACTCTCAGGCCGAGATAGACTACCTCCACGGTCTTATAAAGGAGGCCATTGATGCGGAGTTTTACAATATTGATATAGATACATCAACCCTCGTTGATTTAGAAAGGCAAACAATAAAAGAACAGCAGAGGCCCAACTTCGAGCTGACCGCAGCCTTTGCATCTTACATCAGGGGACTTGAGCCTGAAGGGGTAGATATCTCAATTGGCGGGGAGATTGGAGAAATAGGAGGCAAGAACAGCACACCCGAGGAGTTGAAGGCATACCTTGATGGTTTCAGAGAAACATTCAAAGGCAAAAAAGGCCTGAGCAAACTCAGCGTGC
The genomic region above belongs to Nitrospirota bacterium and contains:
- a CDS encoding class II fructose-bisphosphate aldolase, with product MTGATSALRNCLALSNGKLEVKNADALKGLVDGLIYEAVFNADAEKRKALQRLIIEAAKKMGAVPSSIQSFYEEMGRNYPGFTVPAMNLRGLTYDVARAVFRKGKEMRVGPFIFEIARSEIGYTMQRPLEYTATIMAAAIKEGYHGPVFIQGDHFQVVRKKYIENSQAEIDYLHGLIKEAIDAEFYNIDIDTSTLVDLERQTIKEQQRPNFELTAAFASYIRGLEPEGVDISIGGEIGEIGGKNSTPEELKAYLDGFRETFKGKKGLSKLSVQTGTAHGGVVLPDGSLAKVKIDFDTLRTLSDISRREYGLSGCVQHGASTLPEEAFNMFPETGTSEVHLATGFQNIIYDSKHLPGEFREEVYTFIKQEYAKEWKEGQTEEQFIYSTRKKGFGSFKKKWWDLPLSVKEPMMKELEAKFGLLFEKLKVTDTVDIIRKVVRPEIVRKEINQSLLGGEIL